One genomic window of Ruminococcus gauvreauii includes the following:
- a CDS encoding DUF4190 domain-containing protein — MEQNTNFNENPQQNYYYQNRQEAPPPASSSPLSTASLVLGICSLVLICCGGSFILGALGIIFAILSRGRTPMNGTAKAGLALSIIGIVLSITVYTFYIVSFVSSGEFDNVLRGYEYYYHNGEDDYYDDYDGDDYLDDLLRRYQDGQGQGGSLTEGEL, encoded by the coding sequence ATGGAGCAAAATACTAATTTCAACGAAAACCCACAGCAGAATTACTACTATCAGAACCGGCAGGAGGCACCGCCTCCGGCATCCTCTTCGCCTTTATCGACCGCTTCCCTTGTACTTGGGATCTGTTCTCTGGTATTGATCTGCTGCGGAGGATCTTTTATTCTCGGTGCACTGGGAATCATCTTTGCCATTCTTTCCAGGGGCCGGACACCAATGAACGGAACGGCAAAAGCCGGTCTTGCATTATCCATCATCGGAATCGTTCTCTCAATTACCGTATATACTTTCTACATCGTGTCTTTTGTATCATCCGGAGAGTTCGACAATGTACTTCGGGGGTATGAATATTATTATCATAACGGCGAGGATGATTACTACGACGACTATGACGGCGATGATTATCTGGATGACCTTCTGCGCCGTTACCAGGATGGGCAGGGACAGGGCGGCTCTTTGACCGAGGGTGAGTTATAA
- a CDS encoding DUF2752 domain-containing protein produces MRKLFMHPCIFHQVTGFYCPGCGGTRAVLALVKGNMIQSFLYHPIVVYTAGLLIWYGISHVLEWMTKGKLKIGMRFRNGYVYAGLFIVLINWLIRNFLLFQYGITLGDL; encoded by the coding sequence ATGAGGAAACTTTTCATGCACCCCTGCATTTTTCATCAGGTGACAGGTTTTTACTGCCCCGGATGCGGAGGCACAAGGGCTGTACTTGCTCTTGTGAAAGGTAATATGATTCAGTCATTTCTCTATCATCCAATTGTCGTATATACGGCGGGACTGCTTATCTGGTACGGCATCAGCCATGTGCTGGAATGGATGACCAAAGGGAAGCTGAAAATCGGCATGCGGTTCCGAAACGGATACGTGTATGCGGGGCTTTTCATCGTTCTCATCAACTGGCTGATACGGAATTTTCTGCTCTTCCAGTATGGGATCACGCTGGGTGATTTATAA